In Felis catus isolate Fca126 chromosome E1, F.catus_Fca126_mat1.0, whole genome shotgun sequence, the following proteins share a genomic window:
- the FN3KRP gene encoding ketosamine-3-kinase: MEALLRRELGCDFVKATGHSGGGCISQGQSYDTDRGRVFVKVNSKAEAKRMFEGEMASLMAILRTGTVKAPKPIKVLDAPGGGSMLVMEHLDMRYLSSHAAKLGAQLADLHLENKRLGETLQKEAGTVGKGGGRAERPFVDQFGFDVVTCCGYLPQVNVWQEDWVTFYARQRIQPQMDMVEKGSGDREALELWSALQLKIPDLFRDLDIVPALLHGDLWGGNVAEDSSGPIIFDPASFYGHSEYELAIAGMFGGFSRSFYSAYHSAIPKAPGFEARLQLYQLFHYLNHWNHFGSGYRGSSLSIMRNLIK, encoded by the exons ATGGAGGCTCTGCTGAGGCGGGAGCTGGGCTGCGACTTCGTCAAGGCTACGGGTCACTCGGGGGGCGGGTGCATTAGCCAGGGCCAGAGTTACGACACGGACAGAGGACGCGTGTTTGTGAAAGTGAACTCCAAGGCGGAG GCCAAGAGAATGTTTGAAGGTGAGATGGCAAGTCTAATGGCCATCCTGAGAACGGGCACAGTGAAAGCGCCCAAGCCCATCAAGGTCCTCGATGCCCCAGGAGGCGGCAGCATGCTGGTGATGGAGCATTTGGACATGCGCTATCTGAGCAG TCATGCCGCAAAGCTTGGAGCCCAGCTCGCAGACCTGCATCTAGAGAACAAGAGGCTTGGGGAGACGCTCCAGAAGGAGGCCGGCACCGTGG GGAAAGGAGGCGGGCGGGCAGAACGGCCCTTCGTGGACCAGTTCGGGTTTGACGTGGTGACATGCTGTGGGTACCTTCCCCAG GTGAATGTCTGGCAGGAGGACTGGGTCACCTTCTACGCCCGGCAGCGCATTCAGCCCCAGATGGACATGGTGGAGAAGGGGTCTGGGGACAGGGAGGCTCTGGAGCTCTGGTCTGCCCTGCAG CTAAAGATCCCTGACCTGTTTCGTGACCTGGACATCGTCCCAGCCCTGCTGCATGGAGACCTCTGGGGAGGAAACGTGGCGGAGGACTCCTCTGGGCCCATCATTTTTGATCCGGCTTCTTTCTATGGCCACTCAGAATACGAGCTGGCGATAGCTGGCATGTTTGGGGGCTTCAGCCGCTCCTTCTACTCTGCCTACCACAGTGCAATCCCCAAGGCCCCAGGGTTTGAGGCGCGCCTGCAGTTGTATCAACTCTTCCACTATTTGAACCACTGGAACCACTTCGGATCAGGGTATAGAGGGTCCTCCCTGAGTATCATGAGGAATCTCATCAAATGA